The genomic stretch ttttctaTTAATCGGTGGAAAAGGAAAGTTCATTATCATCCAGATGTAGATATAAGATAATGAAATTACAATGACAGATATGTTATAAAAAAAGCCTAATTATAGCCAAATTAATTTAGGCGGCAAATTCTGAgaactcttattcttttagtataaggggtgCAAGTTAAAAGAATATTATCCCCTTTTTTAAATGGTATAGAATTATATATTGTATGAAATTAATTAGTATGGTCCAGTTGTAGATATGATATTATAAAGCCCATTTATAGCTTAAGTCGAAATTAATCAGGATGGCCCAGTTGTAGATATGATGTTATGAAGCCCATTTATAGcctaattcatttaggcgggaaaactttagaattctcttattcttttagtttaaggggatgAGACACAAAATGGGACAGATAATCTACTCTCAGGCTCAATCTCAAATTTTTCGGATTATTCTCTCTTATGGacataatttatttaattatggACATTATTGATCATTTTATCACTCATATTTTAACAACCTATTTTTCAGTTTTATATGTTCTTTCTTGATGAATCTTTTCAATTTCAACCACTAGTTAACAGCCGCCCTCACCACACACATCGACCCTACCCCGCCTCCACTCATCCCCCTTGCCGGCCAGACCACCCTCACCGCCGGTCAAACTCGCCGACCGGCCTCCCCCAGACCTGCCACCCATCCCTACAAACCTCAGCCTACCCAGCCACTCATATCCGCCCCACCCAGATCCTTGCTGTCACCCGTGTCTCCCGACCCTTTCTAACACCCCCCATTTTCCCGGATGCCTTCCACTAGGCTAGCCCGAGCTAACAGGAGGGCTACCATCTTGTTTTCCCGAGGTAAAGTGAATCAAGACCAACAATAAAAGTTTAACCAATACATAATAAccattactccctcctattctatattttcttccctatttcctaaaacggattattcaggttttcttcccctttattattttggaaacttttactcttattttattcatccttctctcctatcatcaaaccccacccaactcttttactcttattttattccttCACTTAATGTTTGTGGTCCACAAtttcttatttaactcataattattcatcATTCTCTCATATCACCAAACCCCGCCCAACTcttttaggggtcgtttggttcactacttaggaatggaatggaatggattggaatgagaaACCATAGGAGTATGAGGTTCTAATTCTGTACCTTTCAAAAGATGTTTGGTTCATTAGAAAAATAATAATGGAGTGGAGTTTGAATCCATGGGGAGGAgttgggtatgggattccaaggagttggggtggaatgagaatccatcaggattctaactccattccaaaacaccccaaccaaacactagaatgactagaatccattccattctattccaaacctcccaaccaaacacccccttactcttattttattcatctcctTAATACCCAAGCCCACAAACAATGGGAAGAAAATatggaattggagggagtattatacaaGAGTTGGTCCATTACAAATTATACATACATTTAGGAGTGGGAATCCTAACCTAGTACACGTATCTAACTCGTAACCAACACGTTGTCAGGTCGCAACCAATCCCATACACGGTACCCAAGTTGTCATCACATCCATAGTTTACCTGTCACATCACTACTcaccatatgatcggaaatatcatattgaTCATTGTAGATAGTTTTAAAGATGATTTGACAAAAGAAAAACACGCCAAGTCAACATATGTATAAGCAGAATCATTTAAGGCATAGTGAATCCTCCAATAACCACACACACCGTATAACCTACCGAACTCAGGCACATCTAATAACCTAAGACCAACAATCACAAAGCAAGTGGACACAACATGCATGCTACAAATCACACGGCAACAAGTGACGCTCAACTCACACGACGAACGTGCTTGATCACTAATACTCCCTGGATCGTAAATGTACACTTCCCTCTTGTGACGGGCCCACAAGAGGAGACTCCAGGTGGCCCTCTGCGTACGACGGTGCCCTCGCGAACCTGATTACCCTTACCGGTTTCCAAACTCAAGTCCAAATGTTATAATCATCATCTTACCAACAACCACCATGAATCCACAAGGCATAATAAacacattgtaacacccccatttattaagagcctttactaggtattcctagataaatgaaagtgttaccatctcagtttcctgagGTAGTGGTTACAAAGATAAACGAAACCacaatattttaattaaatataacgttTAAATGGCCTTATTACAAAATCCGACATAAATAGctgtaaataaataaatacaactgcagcggaaactaaatagaataaataataaatattgTTCGACCAAACTAAGTGATCTATACAGCTAAGTAAACGCCAAATCCTCTCGCCCTTCAGCTCCCTTCCTAAGCCAGCTCAAttacctgaaatcaatctgctccccaattattggttcatcacaggtgtttaacgaatacacagtcaacccaacagttgagtaggaatatctaaacaacaagaataataatacaaCAATAAGAtagattaattaatcaattactcAATTCCATTTACAATTCCAACAATACTCATCCTCCGAGACACCCATAAAAACAATGGCAACTCCGAGACACCCTTGTACAAACCGCCACCCCTGGTCCAGTTTATACAGCCATAATAATCTCCGAGACACCCTTTTATATACCGCTATCCCTGGTCCGGTTCTTCAAATACAACTCGCCACCCGTGGTCCCGGTACTCAAACAACAATAATACCAATATACAGTACGGATAACAATATTTCAACGGATAAACAATAATCATTAACCATCCAACAATCAACATGTACATCCAATTTCCAATTATTACTCAACTGATAAATCACCAATTCACATTtaagttgagtagataacctacCTTAGTAGCGATAATCCAATAAAAAAGTCAATAAAAATAATTAGAAGTACTCCActtcaaaaccgtcacctaaacaaaatagtataatttaattattaattattcaatttcattatattaatttattcaattataattttattatattaattattttccGTATGAATTATTacgtaaaaacccgtcttaaaataaATAAGTCAACCCAACTCACGCAAACCCAAAAACACGTGAAACCAAACACCCACATACATGCTTCATACACGATTGAAAACCGTGTACAACACCCTTCCTTCAACCTCTTTTTCCCAACACCAACGACCACCAAAGACTCCACCACCGTCTGCCATCTCAAGCCGGCAACGTGACGCATCCCGACAACCACCAACCACCTCCTGAACCGTTCTAACCAGGCCCCACAACCTCGCCCTAAACTCTACCCCGCAACCCGacacaaacaaacacaagtatacACACTTACCACCCTTCCACCACCGTGACAGCCCGTGGCTACCACCGTGGTCttccttgacccacggtggtcccaccacctGCCACAACCACTCACGTTCACCCACGACCCACCAAAACGACACACAACCCGAGTATGACACGAGTACCATACAAACACCACAACCCGACATCccaccgtaccaaccaccacctacaaccaccccaacacCACTATTAGGACCGCCCATAGCCGACCTAAATAACTACCCAGGTCCCATGTTTATATGACAAACACGCAAGCTACAAATTCTGTCTTAAATCCCGCGACAACCGCCCCTTTAGACACCAATTCCGCCACCCACGGTGGTCGACGAAGGTCAGGGTTGGTCCCACTAGAATCACTACGGTCAAGAGAAACTTTTAAGGTCAACAGCATGGTTCACGGTGGTCAATACGGTGTATAAACGATAATTTAATTGAATAAGACGATTTAAAtataaattaagacggtcttaccttgagacgataatatCTTTATAAATTCTTCTACTTTTCTCCCCTTCAGCTTTCTCTCCCTTGCCTTAgatcaattatttgtaattttatGTTGTATATGATTATGGGTAGGTAGAATAGCTTATTTTTATAGGTGTATAAAGGAAAGAGGGAGGAAGTTTCCTTAAATCAATTCtctttattatttttcttttccttttaataacataatattagtagtagtagtatacaATTATAATCCGACAACATACCCAATATACACGTCCTACATGTGTAATACGGCCCAACAGTTCCCGTCTCaagtattatttaattattttattttcgtcTTATAACTTAATtattcaattaattaaattattaaatatcatttaaaacacattttaatataattctatcgtaaaaaatacggggtattacagtcttccctccttaaaaagaactttatccccgaagttcaccaaaaCACCTAAACAACTGAAATATTATCTCAAATTAATTCCAACTAAATTCCTTATTAAATTCCTCACAAGATacttttattattaaattatcaTAAAAATGTCATAAAAGATAAGATGTTACATCCTATCCCCCTAAAAAaagggttacgtccccgtaaccaactaACTCAAACAAAAAGACTAGGATACTTGTCTCGCATAGCAGCTTCAGCTTCCCATGTAGCATCGTCCACCttatgattagaccataaaaccttCACTAATGTCGTGTCACCATTACGAGTCTTCCTCACTTTTCTATCCAAGATCTCCTTAGGCTCCTCAACATAAGACAATTGCTCATCAATCTCAATATGCTCAGGTTCTAGTACATgagtaggatcactcacatacttcctcaaTTGTGAAACGTGAAAAATATTATGGACCCTATCCAAAGCTGGAGGTAGTGCTAAACGATAAGCTACCTCTCCAACtctgtctaagatctcatatggcccaataTACTTCTGACTCAGGTTCCCTTTCTTCCAAAACCTCATCACACCTCTCATAGGAGACACTTTAAGCAACACTTTATCTCCCATAGCAAATTCTATATCAATCCTCTTCAAATCCGCATAGCTTTTCTGTCTATCCTGCGCTGCACGCATCTTTTGACGAATAATGTGCACTTGCTCCACCATTTCCTGTATCATCTCAGGTCCCAACACCACTGCATATGCTCTGTCATCCCAACACACTGGACTCTTGCACTTCCTTCCATACaatgcctcaaaaggtgccatgccaatactagtatGATAACCATTattatatgaaaactcaatcaaatccaacctctattCCCATgatccaccaaactccatcacacaagctctcaacatatcttccaaagtttgaatagttctctctgtctgcccatcCGTAGCTggatgaaatgatgtactcatcttcaactgGGTCCCCATCAAAGATGGCAATTATTGCCAGGATTTAGATATAAACCTtgaatcacgatcagaaacgatatcctttGGCACACCATGAAGCTTTACTACATTCTTTATATAAGCTTTAgccaactcagctttactccaagtgtctttcataggaatgaagtgagctgacttactCAATCGATCCACAATAACCCATATCATATTATTCCCTCTCCGAGTCTTAAGCAACCCCACAATTAAATCCATCGAAATACTCTCCCAGTTCCACTCAGGTACATCCAAGGATTGAACTTTACCTTGGGGGTCTCTTGTGCTCTCCCTTTACCCTTTGACAAACCAAACATCTAGCAACGAACTTAGCAACCTCTTTCTTTATcttaggccaccaaaaagtcttcttcaaatctttatatagcttTTCTCCTCCAGGATGAACAAAATATCGAGTAGAATGAGCTTCAGTTAAAATCTTTctttttaattcttcatcatcaggTACACACCATCTCTCGTCAAATCTCAAACTACCATCATTGCCCACATGAAATCGTTTTCTCACGCCCTCCGCCACGGCATCAATCACGGTGTCTCGCCACCGTGCCACAAGAGCATCTCCCTCTTGCTTCTCTCTGATCTCagcatacaactctggctcaatGGTCAAATCTCCTATCGTTTCCCCCTTCTT from Silene latifolia isolate original U9 population chromosome 5, ASM4854445v1, whole genome shotgun sequence encodes the following:
- the LOC141655365 gene encoding uncharacterized protein LOC141655365 yields the protein MGISMIKKGETIGDLTIEPELYAEIREKQEGDALVARWRDTVIDAVAEGVRKRFHVGNDGSLRFDERWCVPDDEELKRKILTEAHSTRYFVHPGGEKLYKDLKKTFWWPKIKKEVAKFVARCLVCQRVKGEHKRPPSIGMAPFEALYGRKCKSPVCWDDRAYAVVLGPEMIQEMVEQVHIIRQKMRAAQDRQKSYADLKRIDIEFAMGDKVLLKVSPMRGVMRFWKKGNLSQKYIGPYEILDRVGEVAYRLALPPALDRVHNIFHVSQLRKYVSDPTHVLEPEHIEIDEQLSYVEEPKEILDRKVRKTRNGDTTLVKVLWSNHKVDDATWEAEAAMRDKYPSLFV